In one window of Nicotiana tabacum cultivar K326 chromosome 12, ASM71507v2, whole genome shotgun sequence DNA:
- the LOC142167084 gene encoding zinc finger BED domain-containing protein RICESLEEPER 2-like, with product MQDIKKYISGSGGVDTKTELDKYFGEETEDDTKEFDVLLCWKLNSARFPVLAEMARDVLAVPVSSVASECAFSTGGHLLDSFRSSLTPNLVQALVCLQDWLRNKKLKQPVSVEEDINKIEQLEQDLASDGKDPSVIDV from the exons atgcaagatataaaaaaatatataagtgGGAGTGGAGGTGTGGATACTAAAACAGAGTTAGATAAATATTTTGGTGAAGAAACTGAGGATGACACTAAAGAATTTGATGTTCTTCTCTGTTGGAAATTGAACTCAGCTAGATTTCCTGTTCTTGCGGAGATGGCTCGTGATGTATTAGCGGTTCCGGTTTCAAGTGTGGCATCTGAATGTGCGTTTAGTACGGGAGGACAtcttcttgattcatttaggagttcattaacTCCTAACTTGGTGCAAGCTTTAGTGTGTCTTCAAGATTGGCTtcgaaataaaaaattaaaacaacCTGTTAGTGTTGAGGAAGATATTAATAAAATCGAGCAGCTTGAACAAG ATTTAGCCAGCGATGGAAAAGACCCTTCCGTAATTGACGTGTAG